From Acomys russatus chromosome 25, mAcoRus1.1, whole genome shotgun sequence, a single genomic window includes:
- the LOC127208384 gene encoding translationally-controlled tumor protein-like, producing the protein MIIYRVLISHDELFSDIYKIREIADGLCLEVEGKMVSRTEGNIDVALIGGNASAKGPEGEGTESTVVTGVDIVMNYHLQETNFTKEAYKKYIKDYMKSLKGKLEEQKPERVKPFMTGAAEQIKHILANFNNYQFFIGETMNPDGMVALLDYREDGVTPFMIFFKDGLEMEKC; encoded by the coding sequence ATGATCATCTACCGGGTCCTCATCAGCCATGACGAGCTGTTCTCCGACATCTACAAGATCCGGGAGATCGCGGACGGGCTGTGCCTGGAGGTGGAGGGCAAGATGGTCAGTAGAACAGAGGGTAACATCGATGTCGCGCTCATTGGTGGAAACGCTTCCGCCAAAGGCCCGGAGGGCGAAGGTACCGAAAGCACAGTAGTCACCGGTGTTGATATTGTCATGAACTATCACTTACAAGAAACCAACTTCACAAAAGAGGCCTACAAAAAGTACATCAAAGATTACATGAAATCACTCAAAGGTAAACTTGAAGAACAGAAACCAGAAAGAGTAAAGCCTTTTATGACTGGGGCTGCGGAGCAAATCAAGCACATCCTTGCTAATTTCAATAACTACCAGTTTTTTATTGGTGAAACCATGAACCCAGATGGTATGGTTGCTCTCCTGGACTACCGTGAAGATGGTGTGACTcccttcatgattttttttaaggatggCTTAGAGATGGAAAAATGTTAA